Genomic segment of Benincasa hispida cultivar B227 unplaced genomic scaffold, ASM972705v1 Contig281, whole genome shotgun sequence:
aaaaaaagaaagaaaaaagaatacaaacctacatgaaaaaaatcaacaaaagtgTTAGACGTTTAAATTTCCATGATCACATTTGTTTCACTAAAAAGGCAAGAAGTAACCTATAAGATTGTATATTAGTTTCCAAATATATAATGGttattattatgcgttattttatttttagtttataagtATACAAAATCAAACGTAGAGATGGAATTATAAACCAAAGTTAGCATAACTCTACTTGTATAGTTATCAACTTCAATATCAAAAGTTCGAATCCTCCCATTTCATATTGAACTCAaccagaaaaagaaaaaaaaaaacttatagaaAAACTTGTCCCTCCGTCTTTCTCTTATACAACAAGGTCCTACTAATACGAAGGATAAAGACTAGCCATTTTTTTGTTGAAGTAAAAATTCCAACGTTGGAGTTTTAAGATGAACATAAGTTACTTCTTAACTATACTAAGATTTATACATTTTCACATATTCATAAATTCAACACCAATTTAAGCGTTGAATTGATATTCTTCGATAtagtataaaaatattaataaaacataaaaagaatcaacaaaatgttacgaatataaatataatgtaaataataaacattttgtctcatttaaaaatggtaaaatgtttatttgtactttaatttcatttttttataattttattttcataaataaccatcaacatcaacatttcATCCATATCTCTAacaatttcataaaattcagaCATTAATCATAGTAGTAAATTCTAGTTGAGATTAACAAGCATTCCTCTTTTTCAGGAGTGTTGACAACCACCCAACCCTGGCACATGGTTAATTTATGTTTAGTTTTGCATTCCTCATCTTGAatgtgtaattttatttttaaaaaataaatttgacgGACCTCGTCTCTCCAAAAGACGagaatattcaaatatttgagtaataaatttaaaaacaagtaaaaaaaaaaaaaaggacttaAAAGGGAGTAAAAGTGCAAAAAACACAAAGAAAATATTAGTAAAGTTAGAAAAATGTAGAATAGAATGAGAGGTTGAAACGTAAAAGTTAGAAGTAAATATAGGGAGAGAGAGGGAAGGAGTTTTAGTATGGGGACACGGACGCTTTGAGGCCTCATTCAATGCTTTACCGAACTCACCATCCATTTTTGTTCCCCAAACAAACCCTTTCTTTTTTActtccttctctctctctttttcatcCTCTTCTCTGCAACAACTACTCTCTCTTATCCTTTTTCCCTTCCCCTTCCCCCCCAGTTTTCAGGTACATTTCTTGGGATATGccattttttttctccattcttcttcttcttttaatgccaatttctcatttcattttcttctgtTTTCTCTCTCCACAGGACCATGGAATGTGTTGAATTAAGCCCCCAACTCTGTTTTCATGATAATGCCTGTTTTAATCCCCAGAATGTTGTCTCCTCCGATGATTTTTTCGTTGATCAACTCTTGGATTTGTCTGATCATGATGAATTTCTTCAAGACCAAACCCCTGATCACCACGACCATGATAAGCCCTCTGTTTCCCTTTCCAATTTTGTTTCTCCTCAAGAAATTCATCACCACTCCAGTGTTTCCGATCTTCCTTCTTTACCATCCAGCGAACTTACCGTTCCggtactttttctttttctttttctttttttttttttttttttgaagagacAGAGATgtgggtttttttcttttttggttttttgttccATTGATGGAGGTTGTACTAATTTTAACAGGCGGATGATTTAGCGGACCTCGAATGGCTgtcccattttgttgaggattCTTTCTCTGGATTTTCCGCTCCGTTTCCCTCTCCTGGAGTTTCTTCCCTGATGAAATCGTCTAAGGAAGCCGCCGTCGTAGAGGAACAACTGGAGACCGATTGTTCCGTTTCGCCGCCGGAGCCCTGTTTCAAGACCCCAATTCCGGTTAAGGCTAGAAGCAAACGGACGAGACCCAGCGGTCGAGTTTGGTGCCTTGGTTCACCGTCGTTGACCGAATCATCCTCCTGTTCCACAACGTCGTCCTCCTCGTCCTCGCCGGCGAGTCCTTGGTTCATCATTCCCGACCGTTTCGAACCAGAAATTCCAGTCTCGAAGAAACGAAGGAAAAAGTCTCCGTCGGAAAAGTCCAGAACCACCACCGGAGTCCAGCAGCCTCGGCGGTGCAGCCATTGCGGAGTCCAGAAAACTCCCCAGTGGAGAACCGGCCCCCTCGGAGCAAAAACTCTCTGCAACGCTTGTGGCGTCCGGTTCAAATCGGGTCGACTTTTACCCGAATACCGGCCCGCCTGCAGTCCAACTTTCTCCAGCGAATTGCACTCCAACCACCACCGGAAAGTTCTCGAAATGCGCCGGAAAAAAGAAGTCGCCGCCCCGGCCGAGTTTTTGACCGTAGGAGAGAGTTAGCATACCCcagagggaaaaaaagaaaagaaaaagaaaaggttgCCGTAGTTTGAGGCGGGCGATGAATAGAGGAGGAAGAGAAGAGTAAAGTTTAGGCAAAGAACCGGATTTGTCGAGCCGGTTCAATTAACCCGAGTTAGTGTACATTTTTTGCCCCCTCTGTTCGCCGTAGGTTTGTAGCGATGTACGTACGTACGTAACTGTCTAGAGAAAAGATTATtatgtatttctaaattttaatttctttgattAATTAAGATTTTAGATTAAATGACATTAACGGCAGTATATTTTAAAGAGTTTTGGGTTTGTAAATGGTATTTCTATTTTATAACGTAACTTATTTTATTGTAGAAGAATAATAGACGTAACAcaataataatacaatattTAATTGGAgcgttatttaaaataaaataattagagGGTTTTGGGTGAGTTTGAAACGGCGTTGGTGGCCGTTGCAAAGCGAAAACATTATGAAGGAGGAGGCGGGGAGACATGTACAATGTAACGTATAAATTAACTTCCTTATTATTTATGACGTTTTTTTCATGAACAAAAATCCTTATTGTGAcatttttccaaaatcaaaattcttCATTGTGACGTGATTTTCATCTCAGATTGAAACTTTTGGGCCGTTTGGTTTCATCAAACGTCTCCTCATTatgaatttttggaaaattgtgATGTTATATGTTATAGACTAGAAAAtatagtaataaaaaataactaaattgatAATGATTTTGCAAAAATAACGTAagattttaagagaaaaaataatacattattattattttaaaacaagACATGGTTTAGATTCCTAGGTTAGGAGAGAAGTGGGATGTGAGTAGAGttcatcacatttacatttATACCCTTAGTattacataaatatatttaaaaatgtgtATATTTGGATTAACTTgtggaaaaaatatttttttaaaaattcatttttatttaaacatatttaacaaaaaatgttgaaaataaacttcaaaagctattttgagtgtTTGTCAcacattctattttttttttcaatataatttattttttaaattaaatacttgaaaatgtattataAACACATCTAAGTGTAATTTCTctaaatttatatctttaaatcAAGACTAAGATCCCTATATTAAGGGTAAGAGATCTCAAGGTAGATGGGATGAACAACTCATTTAAATTTCGtaagaaataaaagaagaaagaagatgctAACCTTCCAACGAGAATGTCTTCATCCAACAAATTTGTTCTCCCGTGGGGTTACAGTTAGTTAAACCTCTCcgtggtttttagtttttactttaaattttctcaattttgttACCTTATTTTTTGGGTAATGGCACTAAATAGTATTTTTAGAGATAATAATAAAGTGTattagaatatttaaaaaaatgtaaatataataaagtctatcagtgattgaTTCTTACCATTGATAtgatttatcaataataaattcCTACCAACGATATGATTTATCACCAATAGATTATgtaaattttatcatatttgtaatatttttacGTTATGTTATATCTACTAGTACTTTAAATCTGATTGCTATATTTACCATTGTTCcctattttttctttatgtaCTTGATACACCCACAGCTAAAAGaacattttggttattttacgTATAATTATGTAATATATACATGCATGGTAAATGATAGCTAGTATAAGTTTTGTGTCTTAGAGTTTctcaaaaatttaatttaattggagggttcttcattttcttgtcttccattttctttctctatttACTTAGAAAAGATTATTTGATAACTTTTCTTGCTACCTCCatagaatttgattgaagaatattattattattattataacacGTAGAAGGGGAGAATCAAAATTCTAATCTTGAGGTTGATAGTACaaattttatgtcaattgagttatactCACTTTGATGATGGAAGAATAACtttatttagattattttaagctcacattaaatgaaatttgttgGCGTGGGAAGTTGCATGCTATCATAGTCGTCGCGTGCCTCTTATGGCTTGTATGCCAGCCCGTTCTCTTGGTATGGTCCCACTTTATGAGTTGATTTGCATGAAAATTTCTTGTACTACTATGGAGCTGAGCCTATCACACTTTGATGCCTAAGTTAGTACAAAAAATGTATAGTCCTGTCAAGCACACAAAAGTAAGATCGAGCTCTCCTTTGGAGAGTACTAACTCTTCCCTGTAGGGTCGTCAGATGAGTCTATTTATAATCCTCTTCCTCTCACACATGCTTGTGGTTATGTGTAACTCTGTCAATGTCAGAGTAGTTTGCGACATCGAGGCTGCAAGGTACTAgtgatggaacgaacacatgcgtaacggaagaaaaatggatctaaagtactctaatttgGTCAATTACAAAGATAAGTAGACATGCAACAAAATAAGTAAAAGGggaaaagaatacaacctttgtagtctttgaatcttctccaaatcagcttcaatctcctcacgaacggttcgtagaccaccacgagagtcttcccgactattctcTCACTcatcatgtcaatacatgaacgaatcaggatcacttcgtttatataGCACTTtaaacaaattgtaacaactacagagtgaaccgcatccgatagtattaccagaataaggtacccaaccttattcgtatactatagaccattttggcgatttactgaacttgatccactcttatgtctccacataaagttcatgtattcatataatagccagaGATTTTTAGTTTAGTGGATTTAGGTTTTACAAGTGTAATTCACATATttaataatagttttattgaataaacgtcaataacatctttattgataatagaatatgttaacatgacaaactgcgagttttaggacatataacccaacaactAGATCGATGACGACTTGATTATTTCCCGATTAATATATATTCACCTGCTCGACCGATCAATTTAAAACCCGAGGTTTtgactttttcctttttggatGCACGTTTCTCCATGCCACTTTCCAGTTTCCTTCAACTTGGGATCGTCCATGGGCTTTATACCTTGCTTGGGACAACTCTTAAAATATCTACTAACTTACAAAAATCTAGAATTTAAATCTatacatttattattatatttctttttgcAAAAAATAGTAATTGATacttataattcaaaatttaggggtataaattgattctcttctaaaaaattttaataattaatttaggtcttgtttagtaaccatttgatttttatctttgtttttgaaaattaagcctatttcatcaacatttcttacaatgatttgcatctttcttaagtacaatggtttaATTCtaagccaaattcaaaaaacagaaacaactttttgaaagctactttttttttttttttttaatttctcaaaaattgatttgatttttttaaaccattagtaaaaagtagataacaaagattaattttaaaaaataaaacaaaaaaaaaagttaccaaacaaggtattaagaaaaaccatattttaaaatctattggCAAGTAGAtcaaccatttttttctttttgtccaAACTAGGATTAGGGGTAgaatttccttttattttatatttttccttttgaaaaagAATGGGATATTTGAGTTTAACTGTTAAATATTATTCATCAACTAGTTGAAATATATAGAATATATGTCCATTATTGTCGTGTTTATGCTAATTTAACTAATTTGCGTGAACcatattatttttaactttacAACTTCAGAAAACCAACCCTTTCCTTTCATGAAACAACTTATcatgtatgtgtgtgtatatattgatgtcaaaaattggacaaaaaaaaatgtacctAACATTTATGTGACAATAACTGTACCTAACATTCACGTGACAATAACtgtaaatttgtaattcaaagaaaaatatgacttataaaataaaaagatctGCACACCAATGTGGCGCTTGGCACATAAGCTTTGATGCTTAAGTCAGAAAGTTCATATGTATAACAAGTAGAGAGTTTGAGTAATAGAATTTATTTACTTCGCCTTGAAACCATCAATAATGTATTGATAGTTATAATTGGCCTAGGTCCTTAGCAAGAGAATTTTAGGGTTACGTTCGGGTTATCCTTTAACTTGCTTGGTTGGGACGTGTGAGAGGCGTGCCTTGTTTGATATTTTGGGCCGGGGCATATGCGAAGCATGTCTCATTAGGTATTTTGTTAGGTTCAGGCTCGACATTGGACGTGGTTGAGCACGTAGCCTTCCAACTCCCTCTTCTAGGCCCATTTTAGTTATAAGTTGTCCTTTTTGGCGTGAAACTTGCTATCTTCTTGACTTTATTGCTTCTATTATTGCTTGAGGTTGATTATAATCTTTTGGTCCAAAATTATCTAAACATGTGTATATAGTCTTATTTTCCATAATATTCCAACAATCACTTTACTAAAACTCTTCTGAAAACATGTTAGATTATTAGTATGCAGATGAGAATATTGAAAGTACCAAATTGTTTGATTcaataatactaaaaaaaaaaatactaaaaagaaAGATATTAATAATACTGGAAAGGAAGAATAAATACAAAAGTGTTAACCTATAGTGATTTTGACATTGGCATGGTTAACTTTCTGTGATATaggctaattaaacaattatatttattattgttgttatttttaagTTTACATGGCTACAATtactaattttgtatttttaaagtgtgaaaaaaaagtaaaaattattataactattatttcTCTTCGTTCTTTTCCCTCTCTCTCCTCTCTTCTTCCCATCTCTCCAAACCCTCTCGCTTCCTTCTTCCGCCAAGTGATGTCGCCTTCTCCGGTGAGGACAATCGGCCTCCTCCATAATCAATGACAACATTAAcatgttttctctttttcaatgaCCCAAGTGTTTCTACTGCCGCTAACAGTTGGCGATTATAAACCCAACTACTAACtccatttaaaaaattttcagtTTAGCTCTAtgtaacaaaacaaaaagaataactAAGGAACTTGACGAGAGTTGTGTTGGGCCACTAGAGAGAatgaatagatatagagttgaTATGTTGGAGTTAGTaaatttgtgtttggggtgtaaaGTTGTAAGATGAAGTTGTTAGATTAATTATGAAAAGTAAATTAAATCAGAGAAATAAAGTTACTTGATAAATGTGAAAAATATGGATAGAGGTAAAGATTGAGCAACTCGGTAAATGTGAaagcataaaaaatataaagatgaaattACTTGATGAATGTACGAACTTTAATCGTGTTTATCATTGAATTTGAGTTGTTTACACCAATTTGAAAAGTTGGTGGGTCAAATAGTCCTTAAAAATATGTTAATGATagagtaaaaataaaattattctaatCTTTACAGGTTAAAATATCgagtttgaaaattcaaagatcAAAATATTGAATACCAAAACTAACAATATGCCTTTTTTCAAAATCTTATTATATCGTCCGTTAGAATTTTAGTGTTGgcaatttttttaagaatgttGTGGTAGTTGTACCCTATAACATTTTTCATCTTGTACCTTGGATTGTCCTTCAGGATGTCCTTGCATTTTTCGTACAACCTATTGTTCCATATATGGTTGATTATGtagaatatttttttcttatttggaAAATTCTTGTGTTTATTCCCACaagtttatttccttttttcgGAATGTGCAGATTTTGTTTTAGAGTTGTTTCCTTCTTTCCGTTGTGCATATTTAAGAGGATATATATGGTTCTCATATTAATGTAGCCGttttgaagaattattgagtCGTTAGTTTTGTGTGTATGCCGTAAGTCACGATTGTGTCAATCCTTGGATTGTGGAAGTGTGATACTCTAAACATTGTTGAATCATTCTACTACAAATTGAGAAGAGATTCTCAAATTTAGGGGGAACCTAAGTTCATCAAGTGGAGTGGTCTTCATTTGAAGGTGGAAAGATAAAAATCTTGATGAGAGAGTCTCTCAtacttagagggagcctaaggTTCATTAAGAAGGAGTCTCACGTTTAAGGGGAGTCTAAATGATCATTCACTAataattcttatatttaaaGGGAGGCCAAGTACATTGAAGGTGAGAGGATCTCACGcttaggggagcctaagctTTATTGAGAGAGAATCTCATACTTAAGGGGAACTTAAGTGATCGTTCTCTAAGTTAGGCTATTCGAGTTCCAGTGTAATGAtcacttatttacaaataagtAGCTTGACtttatattagtgaaaataTCTTTCCACAAGCACAATACCCTCCAGACATAGATTGTATTGCATCAAATTGAATGATCAAATCTTGTATTCTATtctgaatttttgttttttttgtgtttatcattgatattcTTAAAATGGTTGTAACATcgtatataataaatataaaattgttgTATTGCATCAATGTTGAAATTTTGACTTCAATTTAGACGATAGAAATAAAATTAGAGAAGCAAAGTAGGGGCACGTGGTTTCGTTAGACGTGGGAGAAATCAACAGCCGACCAAAATTGGAATGACCTTATAGATATCCAAATCAAAGGGCGGAGGCATGTAAGGACGGTGGGAAATATCAAACattaaaagaccaaaatgcccttGAGTGGCTTTAGCAAATTATGACGTGGCAATCATGGGTTGGTCTTTTTAATCACCCTatttcaaacaattttttattcaaaaaaggaaaaaaaatatatcacatGTAACAATTATGGGTGTAGTGGAGGTGGGAAATGGAGAATAATGATGgcaaaaaattgtataattttttattttcattttccaaattgaattcaGCCCAAAAAAAAGAGGGCAAAATTTTGGGGGTGTCTTTTTACCTGAATTCAAGCATATACTTATACTTATCAAGTTATCATTGTCACAACCCACTATTCTTACCCTCTAGGAAATTTTCCCCTCTCTTCTTTTCAAAAGGAAACTCTCCTTATGGACACTCAACATCTGCAAATGCATAGCGTCCATATTCAACAAATATTGAGTAAaaaatgaacataactcaattaaCATATAATACGGATTAACAATCAAGTGGTCTATAGTTCAAGTCTATCTCTTActtttattgtactaaaaaatataattttttttaaaggaaatcaatttttctataaacacattggataaattaataatttaaaatgtgTTTAGTATAGATTCTTAAATGATTTTAGACTATCATAAGTGTTTTTTATTACTAATATTGGAATGCCTTAAATCTATTATATGGAGAGCTTTGAATGAGCACTCTCGCTTGGCACCTAAATTGTACACAGATTATATGTAATTTACAATGTTGGGCAAGGTTTTAGAAGGATGTCATATATAAACCCTCTAATTCCATTGACACTTCAGTATTTGTGTTTTCTTGTATTCttctcaaataataaaattgttatctCCTTCTACCCGTGAATGTAACTAACACATTGATAGTGAACATATAATGTTGGATACATATATAgtgaaaaaaaagtgaaaaattgaatatgaaacataaaattggatttaattgtgtagattaaattcattttttagaaactttcaaattggattgaaacttcaaattaaaatgttgttttatgtataaaattaaCATCTATGAAAGTTAATTTTATAGTTTCTTCAGTTTAAATGAATTACGTTTGATTTTTGACAAGTAAGAActcaatttagttaaaattgacaaatgtttcaatttttgtttttatttgattttattttgtacttTAGAGAACTACTAAGTTTCCAACCTATAAATAACAACTTGATTCTTCATTTATAATATCCCATtccaaattgaagagttctcttatttctttctttccttcttttgttcttgaattGAGTTGAGAGCAAGTATCCAAGAGTTTTGCCAGATCCAAGTAGTTTGAAGTTGCAGTCCTATTGAAATTAGGTATTGTACTCTGTTGAGACGATCATTGTTGTCTGCTTGTAGCCCGTGGAGAGCAAATAATTATCTTTAGGATACCGCTTACCAGAAGCGTGCCTCGACTACATTTTAAGTCTCCGAAGATTTTGAAGTTCTTTTAAGtctttcattattttcatatttaagcCTTGTTACATTATCTGACTTTAGTTCGAGTTTGAATACTATATACACTACAAAAAAACACTCATTTATTGACATTTGAAATTgtgaaaaatggtaaaaaaaaaaaaatgcatcgGGAGATCAATTCCCGACACCAAAAGAATCATCGGGAGTTTGGTCGGAATATACCCGTTGGGAAAACATCTCCCAACGCAGAAAACATATACCATCAAGAGTTAGTATATCTATTGACGATTCATATACCACATTGGTAGTTACGAACTCCCGATGGATGTATAAACATCATGGAGAGTTCATGGAACTCTCGATGGTAGGTAAGCTGTTAGGAGTTTGATTCAGAAACATTTACCTGTCGTCGAGAGTTCTTCAATATACCAGTCGTCGGAAGTTTGATTCAGAAATTGAGTCTCTAAATCGAACTCCTGATGGCTTACCAACCATTGAGATATTGAAGAATTCCAGATGGCTGCATTGGGAGATAGTGCACTAGCATgctgtttatttttttttcatttttaattttttaatttcgatctaaataacttaaaatttagaatattatTAAGTAAATCAAAGATATTCACATAAGGAATAAAACACAAACAAAGTCAACAGTATTTTTTATtacacaaaagagagaaaagttgaCAAAATGGTCTACAAAATAAATATGTCTTGACTAATATATAGAAGAAAGTGTGATGACATGTCCAAACGGCATCTCCAACATCTACAAACAACATCTCCAAAGCATTAATTTACctacaattatattaattaaaggacattattatatatatcaagATTAAATATACAAAGAACACTTAAACCCTCATTTGAAAACTAATCTTTTACCACTCCACACAACATTCATAATTTATAAGtttcaacaaacaaacaaaaatcatAAGATGAATCCTAtaatcctacaaaacaaagttAGTCAACACACTTCCAATGCTACATGTTTTCAACCTTAAACCTCCACAAACACCCAAAAACCACAAGTTGAATACCaaaagaaagataactaatctcaacccactctatataatattcaaacttcataaacctCCACAAACATACACAAAAACTccacaaacatacaaaaactccacaaacacacaaaaactccacaAAACAACACATGAAAATCCAGTTGTTTGGCTATCATAACTACAAGATAGACAATAAGTCATTATCATATAGCTACGACATAACTACTTTGCTGCCATAACTGTAAGATAGCAACAAACTTCCAAGACTACATGTTCTCAACTTTAAACCTCCACaaacacacacaaaaactccacaaacatacaaaaactCCACAAAAGAACACATGAAAATCCAgttgtttggctaccataactgtaAAATAGCCAacaattaattatcataaaactACTAGTAAAACATTACTACTttgttaccataactgcaggatagcaacatattagcCAGTTAGATAATGAAGTAACCATACCTAATTCGATGGCCTTTCTCTCTGTGATCTTATCATATCTTCaatcaattttttcatttattccaTCTATCTTACATGATCCTCACTCATTTGTGTTTGAATGTCCTCAAGTTCCTTAGTCTTCGATTGAGACTGTTCAACATTGGTTTTTAGTTCCCTTACCTTCCTATCATGCATTTATTGAGTAGATGATGAACTCGATGAGTTGCTACCCCTCATTGACTAAAGTTTAAGACCATAACGTAGGCCTTTTATGTGATCAGGTCATCTACCTAAAACCGTCTCATAAATTTCATCCACTGTTAGTGGTTGGAAACCTTCTAGAGTGGGGTTGAATTGTAATTCTAACATTTGTTTCGGCACATATTAATTAAGTTGCGTAAGTACGAGTGATTGAACttacaaattaaaaacaaaacaaaaataaaacaaattgatTATATGTGCATCCTCAGCTGCCTGATTCACAAACTTGCAACTTTTAAAGTGTATTTCACTAAATAGGTCAATACATCCCACTTCTCGACCTTGTTTTTCCTGTAGCTTAGATTGAATTTGTAGGAAGGACTTCAACCTGCCTACGTGGTCGAATAGTAATTTCTCTTAATTCCTCTTATTCGTCTTCGAAATTTCCtacattcaaataaaaaaaaaagaaaaaaagaagaagatattCCATAATAGTAAATCACGTAAATGATAGACGTCTTCAATTAATGAAATTCTTCACTCTGAAAATAGTTACACAAAAAATGCCAATCTTCTAATCTATTTTTATGTCGGTTAGGCGGGTTGGCACGTGCTTGCTAAGGGTTATTAGAACTCCTATAATGTCTGCGTAAATTTGTTCCGAATTCTTTGAACaagttttgcatttgatgttcaataaaattattaagtgCTTGGTTTGACAAAATTAAGCACGAAATAAGACTACAAAAGAACTAAAGAATAATTTACCTATAATGTTTATGACAAtctaaaagaacaaacttataaACTTACCAACAATTGACTCTTAGCCAATTCTACAAATTCATTTGGAACATTAGTATAATTCGATTGGATTCATGTCTAATATATCCCGATGTGTGAATGATAAAGCTAAAATTATGCTGAAAAAGACTTGAAGTCAACCAATGCAACAAGAGAACATGGTACCAATTTGGATTAATGAATAACCCACGTAATTTCAGGACTAAAATTCCATAGACTTTG
This window contains:
- the LOC120069179 gene encoding GATA transcription factor 5-like, translated to MLYRTHHPFLFPKQTLSFLLPSLSLFHPLLCNNYSLLSFFPSPSPPVFRTMECVELSPQLCFHDNACFNPQNVVSSDDFFVDQLLDLSDHDEFLQDQTPDHHDHDKPSVSLSNFVSPQEIHHHSSVSDLPSLPSSELTVPADDLADLEWLSHFVEDSFSGFSAPFPSPGVSSLMKSSKEAAVVEEQLETDCSVSPPEPCFKTPIPVKARSKRTRPSGRVWCLGSPSLTESSSCSTTSSSSSSPASPWFIIPDRFEPEIPVSKKRRKKSPSEKSRTTTGVQQPRRCSHCGVQKTPQWRTGPLGAKTLCNACGVRFKSGRLLPEYRPACSPTFSSELHSNHHRKVLEMRRKKEVAAPAEFLTVGES